GCACTGAAGGCAATGGCGCTTAATTGGCGCTACATGGCATTTCCCTGTGACGCTGAAAATCTGAAGGCGGCGCTCGATGGACTGCAGGGCGTAGGTTGCCGCGGCCTGAGCGTGACGATTCCGCACAAACAGCAGGTGGTAGGTCTCTGCCAAGAGCTAAGCCCCCTTGCCAGACGACTGGGTGCCGTCAACACGCTCACTCCCCTCAAAGAAGGAGGCTGGCATGGCCACAACACCGATATGGAGGGTTTTCTTGCGCCGCTGCAGACGCAGTTGGAGCAGTGGCAGGGTGCAGAGGCCGTGGTAATGGGCTGCGGTGGCAGCGCCCGCGCCGTGGTGGCTGGGCTGCAGCAACTTCCGCTGACCGCAATTCATGTCGCCGGGAGACGCCCAGATGCGCTGGATACCTTCCTGAAAGACCTGCGTGCAGACCAGTGCAACGACAGCGTGCCGCTGATCTCCATGAGCCTCGATCCTGAACCGCTCAGCAGGGTCTTGAAACGATCGAAGCTCGTGGTGAACACCACTCCTGTGGGAATGCAGGGGCACGGGGATGACAAGGCAATGCCGCTCAGCAGTGACCTCTGGACAAAAAGTATCGATTCATCCGTAACCCTCTATGACCTGATCTACACGCCGCGACCAACACCTTGGCTTGAACTGGGTCAACAGCACGGATGCCGCACCATTGATGGCCTGGAAATGCTGGTTGAGCAAGGAGCTGCAGCGCTGCGTCGATGGTCAGGCCGAGAGGATGTCCCGGTTGATCAGATGCGGGAAGGTGCTCTTCGAAGCCTGGGTGCACATCAGGCTTAACCCGGACAATCCACGGACTGAATCACACGCTCTACGCTCGAGCGACTATCGAGGCTGCGATGGCTATTCCCGTCTGGCAACGGTTCCTGGGTCTGCTGGTGTACGTGCTGCCTTGGAGCGATGCAATTCCTTTCGGAAGCCACCTAATGGGTCAGTTCCCCTGGATGCAATGGCTCACGCTGCCTGCACTTCCTCTCGTACTGCTCGAACGGGGCATTCCTTTCGGAAATCTGCTGGTGTTCTTCGTACTGTTCCTGGCAGTGGTGCGCAATCCGAACGTGCCGTACTTCCTGCGATTCAACACGCTCCAGGCCCTGCTCGTGGACATCATCGTGGTGCTGATCGGCTACGCCTTTGCCATCCTCTTGCAGCCCCTCAGCAGTGGCTTGATGCTGCGCACTCTTTCGAGCACGGTGGTGGTGGCAGCGCTGGCCGTGGTGGTCTTCGCTTTGATCGAGTGCATCCGTGGCAGAGAGCCTGATTTGCCTGGATTGAGCCAGGCTGTACGCATGCAGCTCTACTGAGTCTGTCAACGCCAAGGAGATAGGCTGTTGAATCCGTCGCTCACGTAGTGAGCCTTCAGTCCCTGTCGGATCTGTCTCCATGACCCAGCAGCCTTATTACGAGACCATGTACATCCTTCGTCCGGATATTCCGGAAGAGGAGGTCGAGTCTCACCTCACCAAATACCGCGACATCCTTGTGGAAACCGGTGCTGATGTTCTGGACAACCAGATGCGCGGCAAGCGCCCCCTGGCTTA
Above is a window of Synechococcus sp. BIOS-U3-1 DNA encoding:
- a CDS encoding shikimate dehydrogenase; the protein is MKRIALPRMISGTTELIGLLGQPVSHSLSPAMHNAALKAMALNWRYMAFPCDAENLKAALDGLQGVGCRGLSVTIPHKQQVVGLCQELSPLARRLGAVNTLTPLKEGGWHGHNTDMEGFLAPLQTQLEQWQGAEAVVMGCGGSARAVVAGLQQLPLTAIHVAGRRPDALDTFLKDLRADQCNDSVPLISMSLDPEPLSRVLKRSKLVVNTTPVGMQGHGDDKAMPLSSDLWTKSIDSSVTLYDLIYTPRPTPWLELGQQHGCRTIDGLEMLVEQGAAALRRWSGREDVPVDQMREGALRSLGAHQA
- a CDS encoding Tic20 family protein; translated protein: MAIPVWQRFLGLLVYVLPWSDAIPFGSHLMGQFPWMQWLTLPALPLVLLERGIPFGNLLVFFVLFLAVVRNPNVPYFLRFNTLQALLVDIIVVLIGYAFAILLQPLSSGLMLRTLSSTVVVAALAVVVFALIECIRGREPDLPGLSQAVRMQLY